The Manihot esculenta cultivar AM560-2 chromosome 1, M.esculenta_v8, whole genome shotgun sequence genome has a window encoding:
- the LOC110624475 gene encoding cytochrome P450 CYP736A12-like, producing MSPFILAILVTLLVSFLFNPRATSFWSRRHPKNDRKLPPGPPALPIIGNLYMLGSLPHRSLYRLSKKYGPIMSMRLGSIPAIVVSSPQAAELFLKTHDVVFASRPIIQASVYLFYGNKGMVFSEYGPYWRSIRKLCTLQLLSPSKIEYFAPMRMEEVRLLVNSLKKAAAAREAVDISLGVGDLIRNMSCKLVFGEANIYEFDLKLLIEEALNLTGAFNIADYVPFLGAFDLQGLKKRMKAFSKKMDKILEKIIDEHEREAQWQKQQQTRDFVDVLLSLMNQPIASNDESLSTLDRTNIKAILQDMIIGSFDTSAVTIEWTLTELLRHPSAMKRLQDELQSVVGLDKMVQEKDLSNLPYLDMVIKESLRLHPVGPLLIPRSCMEEIIIDGYHIPKKARIIVNAWGIGRDPDVWSDNAEEFLPERFAAKSIDIRGRDFEFLPFGSGRRGCPGMQLGLTVVRLVIAQLVHCFNWELPDGVLPGELDMSEVFGLSLPRASHLVVVPKYRLGI from the exons ATGTCTCCTTTCATCTTAGCCATATTAGTTACTTTGCTTGTTTCATTCCTTTTCAATCCAAGAGCCACCTCATTCTGGTCCCGGAGACATCCAAAAAATGACCGGAAGCTACCTCCGGGACCCCCAGCCTTACCGATTATCGGTAATCTCTACATGTTAGGCAGCCTCCCCCATCGATCCCTTTACCGTTTGTCCAAAAAGTATGGCCCTATCATGTCCATGAGACTAGGCTCTATACCAGCAATTGTTGTATCATCTCCTCAAGCTGCTGAGTTATTTCTCAAGACACACGACGTTGTATTCGCTAGCCGTCCTATAATACAAGCTTCCGTGTACTTGTTCTATGGCAACAAGGGAATGGTTTTTTCAGAGTATGGCCCTTACTGGCGTAGCATAAGGAAATTGTGCACGTTACAACTTCTTTCTCCGTCGAAAATTGAGTACTTTGCTCCGATGAGGATGGAGGAGGTGCGGTTGTTGGTTAATTCGCTAAAGAAAGCTGCGGCGGCGCGTGAGGCGGTGGATATTAGTTTAGGCGTGGGGGATCTGATTCGGAACATGAGTTGCAAGTTGGTCTTTGGGGAAGCTAACATTTATGAATTTGATCTAAAGCTGTTAATtgaggaagctttgaacttgacAGGAGCTTTCAATATTGCTGATTATGTTCCTTTTTTAGGAGCATTTGATCTTCag GGATTGAAAAAACGTATGAAGGCATTTAGCAAGAAAATGGACAAAATCCTAGAGAAGATAATAGATGAACATGAAAGGGAAGCTCAATGGCAAAAGCAACAGCAAACAAGAGATTTTGTTGATGTGTTGCTTTCTTTGATGAACCAACCCATCGCATCCAATGATGAATCACTCTCCACACTGGATAGAACCAACATAAAAGCTATTTTACAAGACATGATCATAGGTTCATTTGACACTTCAGCCGTTACCATTGAGTGGACACTCACAGAACTCCTCAGACATCCTTCTGCAATGAAACGCCTGCAAGATGAATTGCAGAGTGTTGTTGGATTGGATAAAATGGTGCAGGAAAAAGATCTCTCCAATCTTCCATATCTAGATATGGTTATAAAAGAAAGCTTGAGGTTACATCCTGTTGGGCCACTTCTAATTCCTCGAAGCTGTATGGAGGAGATAATAATTGATGGGTATCATATACCGAAGAAGGCAAGAATTATAGTGAATGCTTGGGGAATTGGACGAGATCCTGATGTTTGGTCAGATAACGCAGAAGAGTTTTTGCCAGAAAGATTTGCTGCGAAAAGTATAGACATTCGAGGACGTGATTTTGAGTTTCTCCCATTTGGTTCTGGGCGTAGAGGTTGCCCTGGAATGCAACTCGGATTAACTGTTGTTAGGCTTGTTATAGCTCAGCTAGTGCATTGCTTCAACTGGGAGCTCCCAGATGGTGTGTTGCCTGGTGAATTGGACATGAGTGAGGTATTTGGCCTGTCGTTGCCAAGAGCTAGCCATTTGGTCGTGGTGCCCAAGTATCGACTGGGTATTTGA
- the LOC110613144 gene encoding probable thiol methyltransferase 2, translating into MRWMSFRWLSNTLLSVQNPALANRVVLFRGVGFGTTHRSMDRNREEQLIAKEINVKFKPEVNQVQEILVTNSFGGWEKCWEQGLTPWDLGQPTPALLHLHHTGSLPKGRTLVPGCGSGHDVVAIACPERYVVGLDVSDKAIKKAEELSSLSPNANCFTFLRADFFSWHPSELFDLIFDYTFFCAIEPEMRSRWAMQIQNLLKPDGELITLMFPIDDHIGGPPYKVSVSDYEEVLCPLGFKAVFVADNELAIKARKGREKLGRWKRSSIQSSM; encoded by the exons ATGCGATGGATGTCCTTCCGTTGGCTCTCCAATACTCTCCTCTCCGTTCAGAATCCAGCGTTAGCGAACAGAGTTGTTCTTTTCAGAGGCGTCGGTTTTGGCACCACACATCGGAGCATGGATAGGAACAGAGAAGAACAGCTAATTGCGAAGGAGATAAACGTTAAATTCAAGCCTGAAGTTAATCAAGTGCAAGAAATCCTTGTCACCAACTCTTTTG GTGGTTGGGAGAAGTGCTGGGAGCAAGGATTGACCCCTTGGGATTTGGGACAACCAACACCTGCTCTATTGCATCTTCATCATACAGGATCCCTTCCTAAGGGCAGGACTTTAGTCCCTGGATGCGGCAGT GGTCATGATGTGGTAGCAATTGCTTGCCCTGAACGTTATGTTGTTGGGCTAGATGTATCTGACAAAGCCATAAAGAAAGCAGAAGAG TTATCTTCGTTGTCACCGAATGCAAATTGTTTTACTTTCTTAAGGGCTGACTTCTTCTCTTGGCACCCATCTGAGTTATTTGATCTCATTTTTGATTATAC GTTCTTTTGTGCCATTGAACCAGAGATGAGATCACGATGGGCAATGCAAATTCAAAATCTTTTGAAACCTGATGGAGAGCTCATAACTCTGATGTTCCCA ATTGATGATCATATTGGTGGACCCCCATACAAAGTATCAGTTTCTGA CTATGAAGAGGTATTATGCCCCTTGGGCTTCAAGGCAGTTTTCGTTGCTGATAATGAATTGGCCATCAAAGCTCGGAAG GGAAGAGAGAAGCTTGGAAGATGGAAGAGATCTTCGATTCAATCCTCAATGTGA